The genomic segment TGAAATCTGACCTACTATGTGTATTCCAAGTTTGTTGCATTTGTCACAATGATATACAGGGATTGGTTTTACAACTTTTCGACACTGACCTCATTGATCTTTCAAATTAAGATGCCCTGTTCCACCCAATTGAAATTGGGGGATCATTTCCGTTGCAGGATTTTTgttttgtatgtttttatgtttttctcACAGCTTCAGTTAATTTACTAGGAAAACATGTCaactttttatgtttaaaaaagaaaaagtattttactaatttcttaatattttattaggaTAATCGTACAAATTAGTGTAATGAGAACCTAGCCTTGAAAGAACCTCCACAGAACTTCATATTGCTGTTGggcagtgttgccatgtccttatAATATATACATTATGTACTTCAAACACTGTGTAGAAACACAATTCACACAATTCTGAAATATGAAAGTCTGGGAATGGGAGTGCTTAGTCTTAAATTTTTTTGTACTgctattcaaatttttaatttaaatttgtagATATCCTATGAAAGAtagatatatacagggtggtccttaagtaattgtacaaaaagaaacagtagattctaaactttaaaatattacgatttaagtcaaattgctttaataaaatgttgatattaagaatgatacagggtgttaaagtgcaaaattagaatttttgtgtataaaaatttacaactgggtacttttaaatatgggaaattataatttgattcacactttgatgtaactgatagagggcgccacttatgcaacatatgtggtataaatttgcacttaacttttttgctctttaagttacttGCATTTGGgatgaaaaatattaaagatacattattttaacaagaaAAAGATATACTAgttaataacttaaaaacttaacagttttcgagataatcgcattttaaaaatcagctgcataattctgatctaaggcaattactccaggcaacgaagaaaaaatagacaaaaacattaatacttctgaattttggtataaaatacctttaactaaagttaatagttaacgaaatattaaataaaataaatatatcagcaggatttgacaaaataacagaataataggattttacatcaaacattttacattttatgttaaattaaagtcataatcaaaacattttgtttacaaactaaattaataaatagttaaaataaataacataactttttgtcaaagtaagtgttcgatatgtccaccattttccttaattcatttgtcaatatattccatagaaggtcgtctcatattaaatagcatcattggtcctaaagaaactgctgcagtatttatttcttcctatagttggttgcaaatgtttatgggattcttatagacacgttgttttactgcaccccatacaccaaaatcaagcggattaaattcggagCTATGTACGTAATGTAtaatccattatacattatagctggtggctataatgtataatggatgaatatattattttggattcatctccaaatcttatggtatattatggaactacatcttatttgtcgcaaaaattaaataatgtattaaaatgtaatgtatctcgttcattggttacttatatacacacggaataacctatcgatgacattacttatttatatgattacgttacagcttacgagtaactataattacatctcgaacaaatggactattatgactTACtagcgaactaatattatgctgaactaaattgcctgtgggtttactatatttataacataatacttttgctactaTATTGTAGAAAAAGTATTATGAAataggacacatatgtgttattcaatacctgtgctctagtttctatttgtcttaataaaaatgggtaaacactttacgtaatgaacaataagtattcttttcggattttttatgaattatatcaatatcttaccacattgccaaggaatatgactaccacgaccaatccaacgttcagaaagttgtatttaagtatgttctaactgccttctctttagaatgtggtggtgtaccatcttgcataaaccacatattttgggtttttagcattttacaatagagaaaaagaaatacaacgccattatagaaacttaagaagcaatagcgaagggaaattgtaaacatgatgacggccaacatctgaatacggacacggcacctaaagaagaagatgaagtatcttttctccaataagacatttagtacccataacaaagcattttgtgatgttatattatcatctttgagttgttttaataagaataaactatgaattatgcttatctacaggtattcagtgctttaccgcacaaatatcaaactaagaattattgtgcagcttaCTTGTAAAATGCATTTATATCGAAAAccgttgaattttcaggttactaacaagtataccttttctttgtaaaaataatgtatctttaatattttttaacacaaatagagctaacttaaagagcaaaaaagttaagtgcaaatttatgccacacatgtggcatatgtggcgccctctattagttacattaaagtaagcataaaattataatttatcctactcaaaagcatccaactgtaaatttttgtccaaaaatatctacaaacgtaaaagttatagcaaaaaataaaattttaaatttccactttaacaccctgtatctttcttaatatcaacattttattaaagcaagttagcttaaatcgtaatattttaaagtgcagaatctacggtttctgtttgtacaattacttaaggaccaccctgtagaTATGCGAAAGATATCGCGGACCAGCAAGGTGAATAATTtaatggctgaaaaatctacgtacatggttaaacacaacaaccacaaatcatttcagagccgcagtttgcaaaatacagattgctattatggtcgccaacatccgaaacggataggcactagaagaagaagatatttacaAAGAATATAATAAAGTTTATGCAGTCGCCATCTACAGGAGTATTTTGAATTatacttcaaatataaagagagaagcttttaaacaatacatttttattatattattttatggattttgcaatttattaatttatataaaactcaAATCACTAATGATTTGTTTCTTTcgatattaattgcagttaattatcaGAAATTTTCTTTGGCAATTCCTCTTCGATAGATTAGCCAATAGATTTTTCAATACAGTCAGAACCCTAAAACCACCGGTTGctagattgcaacagatgttcacCAGATGAAAATTTTATGACATCTCTTTATCATTTTAGGAATACCTGCAATTGTACTGATAGTTATCCACAGTTTTGCTGCACGCTTGTCCACATAATTTGTTGTTTAATTAACAGCTGAAGCAATAGCGATACAAAACCACTAGTATACTCGTATGTACAACAGCACGATTGCCAGAATGcaatattatttttacagattccttttcaattaaaaaaaatagaattctatttaatacatccaatcatattatttttaacatttaaaatatagtttttgcaaaaatttacagatcataataaaaatattaaattctggGCAAATCACATGCAGGTATGCAACAAACAATAAAGTCGCAGTTAAAATTACCAAAGAAAGTATACCAATTGTGaaagaaataaattttgaattaacaATAGAAGAGTAAATAAGAAGTGGAGATATTTATGACAAGAGTACTGTTTTACAAATCCAACATGTTATATACAAACATAGCAGCCTAGTTGACAAGAAAACCTTGATATAGCAAATATGATTACAACCGTAGAAGTATAACCACAACCAGCAGAATGAAGTTTAGACACGCATTTTATCCAGCACATTTTCATAAGATCAAAATACTCCAGAATGATATTTGCGAGTTTTGTAACATAATCAGAGATCTAGATCACATGTTCTTTGGGTACATAAAATATAGAGCATAATCTAATAAACTATTTAGGAAccttttacaattaaaaattgaTAGTCCATATAATATAATGTATCTGCTGGCTTTAGACAGAGAAGAAAGATTTGATTATTTGTTTTCATTCGCTAAAACAGCGAAAATTCAATTATAATAGCATCTTTATTTTACTCATTATATTTTTCCTTGATGTTCATACATAGACGATCCGAGTTCTACCTTGTGTTGTTTATTAAAATGCCCTGATCAACCTCTGGGCGAGAAGAGTGTAATCCCTGTTAAATCCTTTTTCTAAAATGCAATATAATTAATGATTCTGGCTGCGAGGAAATTCTCCCGAATGCCAAAAAAATACTGTGTATGCTTCCGGGATTATATTATTTATTCACatttaattagtttattattatgtttatttctatTAGATTGTTCTATCTCTGGCTCCGTGCCATTAGATCTTTGTACTTTATCCTACGTTTTTTCCATGCAATCATCAGTTGACCAATAAATTTCTGCATTACATCACATAACACATCACCGATGGCATAAGATGCGTATATCAGTTTCTTAGACGAGAATAGAACCTCTAGTTTATTGAGGTTCATTGAATTGTCTGAGAgattttttatcaatattattaattatttttctagTCTGGATTTGCCTTTGAGTGGCTCTCCATTTcttttgataattaattacttGTCAGTTACTTCTGAACCTCGTTTCTTGCAGTATTTTTGGTATGCTACACAATGGTTCTGGACCTACAAAGATTTCTCTCCAACCTTGTTTCACCCATATTAAtgacattttattgtattttgcCAGGTTGTTGATGACTTTGCAGTTTTTTACCAGTTTTGACGTGGTTAGTGGATTCGTTACGGCCAGAATATCCGCTTGGCTATCTGTATAAGTTTTCTCTTTGCTTTAGAGTCTTCTTCCATGATTTCATGAATGCAGGCCACCAAATCAAAAACTTCAGCTTGGAACACAGTTGTATATTGATCTAGGCAATAAGACCTGTTACATGTTTACCCAAAGACTCCTGATCCAGTATCATGGACAGTTTTAGAACTCATTAATGTTTGGGACTTGTTTTCTAGGTGGTATAATTGGGTTAATCTTCTAAGTGAAGATTAGTTTGGGTGTCATCATATCTAACTTCATGTGATAGACGGATTCCTCAGGTCTTAGTAGTATTTGCATGACTATTCAATACAGAATTCGGCCTCCAAGTGTTTTTTGCTTTAAGTCTCAGGATGGTCATAAAGGCTACCGCTGAAATATACAATTTCACAGGGGCAACCTGTGATAGCCTCTAAAGGTGTCATTCCTGTTCCATTCAATACTTTTCAATGGGAATTCTTAtttctttgcttcttcttcttcttgtagtggcAATCTGAATTTGGCATgatctgaaaagatttgtggttgctgtgttgaaccacgtacgtagatttttcagccaggaaatccttcgccttcatGGTCCTCATTTTccatctacttttccttgtagaatgaattgcagcaacccatattttttgctgttcctcatgatgtgaccgaggtattcgattttggcagtttttattgtggttaacaattttttcctttttgcattcttaataaaacgtcctggttacaGAGAGTGCACTACTTAACTCCGTACAACACTATAGAGAAGATATAacagtaacctgatttttatgggtactgataaatcatgacatttgaatagcttagccattgtttgaaatgcagatcttgctttctccaTGCTATATTTAATTcatagggaatggtcccaattttcattgacgttcataTCAAGATAGGTGTATGTTCTTTGCTTATATCCcagttattattttattaacattGGCACCCAATTAGGTAATATTGTGGATTTgttctaactctattccatatGCTCTGATGTTCATTGGTTGTAACTGATGTTCATTGGTTGTTTTGCTGACAACTATAAGTTTTCTCTTAGAAGTATTAAGCTTTAGCCCATATTAAACACATATTTCGGTCACCCTGTTTATAAGTCATTGCAACTCTTTTTTATTGGATGCAATTAGTACCGTGTGGTCTACTTATCTGAGGTTGTTTACATTAATCCCGTTGATTTTATGCCTGCATCTTCATCTAAGGTTTTTTGgaaataaattcggagtagatattaaaaagtagggGAGATAAAATACACTCctgcctcactccacgtcgtatttccactgcttcaGTTGTATTCTGATCAGTTCGTATGTTTGCACGTtaatgccaatacaaatttttgataatacggacgtcttggtcatcaattcccacctgttTTAACACACCTATCAGTATGTCGTGGGTGAcccggtcaaaggccttttcgaagtcgTTAAAACACATATATACATCTATTGTTGTTTTACATCTAGACATCTTTGAACCAGGACCTGCAAACTCAATAATGATTCTCTGGTTCaaaggttgtttctgaaaccaaactgtgttTCGAATGTTTGCCTTTATCGTCGAGTTGTTTAATTATTTCGCTGTTAGTTTCATCTAAAACGGTTGCTTTCCTATTCTTTGATAGTTGTATAGCTCTTTCCATTTGATCGAAGGTTATGTTTGGATCAGTCGATATATTTTCGATTTGTATTTCTCTTCTTTCGTCAccaaacagttcctcaatatattCCCTCCACCAATCCAGTTTGTCTTGTTAATTGGCTataatattttcttgtttatcaagtaaactaCTTGCAGTTGACCTATATGATCCAGTTATTTCTCGCACCTTTTTGTACATGTTAAACGTGTCATCATTTttctgcagttcttctatttcaatACATTTGCTGCTGTACCATTTTCCTTTTGCATCCCGGATTTTCTTTCTGATTTCTTTATTGATGTTGTTGTATTcttcagtgtttttatttttctgttctcgTCGGTTTTCCATTAGTTTCAAtatttcatcagtcatccattgttgtttgcgtttattaatagttttatactttttagttgtttcttTTATGATGGTTTTGATCTGATTCCAGTGGTCTTCGATGTAATGTGTTTCTTCCGATTTTTCGAACTTCTTTTCTATCTCGTGTATGATTGCTTGGCTATTATCTCGAATACAGTCAGTGTTTATTCGGTTAATCAATTTTTGGAGTTTTACTTTTTTAAGGAGTTTGATATTTTTCAGTAATTGTTATATAATCGATCTGATTTCTTATGATCTTCTCTTTAGTATTTGCTGGTGACTTCCAAATGTATAAACGACGCTTGGTTagtttgaagaatgtatttgtcacTCGTTAATTGTTCTCTATACGGAATTCTACAAaacgatctcctctgtcattacGTTGTCCAAGTTTTGTTTGTCCAAGTCCGAAATTTCCTACAATGTTTTCTTGTCTacctttttttttactttggcattgaagtcccccattattataatgtttttatttttcaaatgacTTATTAACAGTTTTATATCATCATAACATTTCTCTATGTTATCTTCACTACTGCTCGCTGTGACCACATAAACTTGGGCCAGATTAATGTCCACTAGTTTTGAGGTTAATTGCATCATGATGACTCTGTCCGAAATTTAACTTACAGATTTAATACAACTAGAGACTTTGTATGTACAATGAATGCCACGCCATTCACCAGTTCCCGGCCAGCGCATCTCGCTTGTCCCAAGAACTGGTATATATAGCCTTCTTATTTCACGTATGGTGTTTTGTGTCATACCTGACTTTATTcgtatttcatttttattgtcaCAGGAATTTCGCTAGATAATGGCCTGGGAAGCCCTGTGTTGTTCTCCTGCCGGATCTTGATGTCCGAGGACCATGATCAGTATACCTTTTCTTATCATATGTTAGTGACATTATGAATGAACTAGGGAATGATAatggggtggtttcccgttgccttccccatcgcagtaccacaaccatttaAATTGCTCCAGTCATCCTTATGGTAGTCCAGTTTCAAGCCGATTCAGGATCATTTCCTCTGTGCTTTGAGTTcgtactgatgatcgctgctgcccttcatcAGGTAGAGATAGGAAAAAGGTCACTAGATTTTGGAAGGATAAAGGGATGGGACATGTTTTCTCTCAGAAGGGAGTTGAGAGTGAAGCTTGGCTCGCGTGGGCAGGGTCGCTTCTCTGAAGTAGACCTGTTCTCTACTGGGATCGTAGGAAAGTGTTTACCCGCTAACACCAAAAATTTGACCTTAAAAGTGTCAATACCGCGTTCTCTCATTTCCTGGAGCATCTTCGTTAGTGTCCCGATATTTTTGGCCGAGAAACCTCAAATCTCTCGGCATCTTTCATATGAGTCCTCACTACGCCCTCAATATTTTATTACCTGAGTGGTGGGTTTATTCTCTTCTAGAATCAACCGAATAGTCTCAATGGAAGTATTAGAGTTAGTTGGGTCCACCTGCAAGTCCACtagggttattttttttttgtttagaggTTTTCATAATTTTCATTTGGCCGTTTGAGACCGTTGTATAATTTGAATGCCCTATGTCGTCGACTTCTCGTTCGACGATATGAAATAGTACGCAGTCGATTGTTGCGAACTAAATGATTTAATGCTAGCTCAAAATAGGTACACTTAACGTAACTTCAAAAAACGTATTGATTAAGGTAAATGTCCTGATGGACTACGCACACAAAAGAGTTCAACCTCAATTATACGCTCACAATATAAAACAACTAATCATCAAAAAGGCAAACACCTTGTACCTTTGCACCGAGAAACTTATATGCATATAATATAATGTACATAATATTCGCATTATGAAACTATTGTTATAGTATTTTGCAAATGATCTAGTCTTACCGGAAGGTAAATAACTtacataaataaacataaataaattaaagtatagatatatattacaaatatattgGTAAAATTAGGAAGTTAATATTAATTCAAGATTACAAATAAAAggatttaatttgtaatttaacAACCGTACAATTATATCTTTACGTTGTGTGATGGAAGATGTAGGTAAACTGGGAGGAAGGAAGAAAGAAGGATAACCTTTTCGTGATTGTACTCGGACTGTAGGATAAAtattatcatcatccagcctttatttatcacgttcactgctggacataggcctctcttaaactcctccattctttgcgattttgcgctctttgttgccaatttttcgtgatacacctgatgtcgtcagcccaacgtgtaggtggtcttcctctactacgtttatctgctcttggcctccgatgtgtaattttgctcgttCATCGTGAGTCATGTATTCTCGCTATGTGGCCTGCCCAATTACATTTAAGTTCCGCTGTGCGTTCCACGACATCAGCAATactccttcttcgcagatcttcgtttcttattcggtacCGCAACGTCACGCTCAGCATAGATCGTTCCATTCATCTCTGGCTTtgacggcttcgaaattgagagtgacacagagacgaatggaaaaAAGGATAAATATATCTAATAGATATTATCGGATTTGTATTTCCTGACAGGGTTGGTAGTACAACCAGATAGGGTTAAGGGAGATGGTATCGCACAGCAGCTAGAATTGGCTGCTTTCACCATGGTAGATATCCGCAGATGCGGGCAGGGCGGGTCAATTCCGATCCCGAACCAAGATTTCCTCCCTTAGCAGTCTTTAGCTTGTCTCGTCGCTCTGGCTTAATAAGAATTAAAGGCTGCGAACGGACAATGTGAGGATATTCTTTTTGAGTGGCTCGTGTCCCACACGGGGagttcttcttcacgtgccatatcagaattatccgtcGTTGGCGATCACCGTTGCGAAGGCTTCccaatcttctgcaatatggaataattgtcctgcatttgatatctgagtccagtCACGAatgtttttaaccaagaaacttgttttcttcctacacctctacggccctctattttgcctttaaagatcagttgtaatattttatatcgacttccccttactatatgccccagataagacatttttcgatgtttaacatgGGGAGTATTGTTTCTTATTTCAGTTCTTTAATTTCTACATAAATTTTTCTTATACCTACCAATGAactatcgttttttttttttaggtttgCCTCAGAACACCGGAGAAAAGTTTTaccaatgtgaaatttgttttaaacagttcagTACAGCAGGAAATTTAAAACAGCACTTGAGACTGCAtcctggagaaaaaccttacaagtgtaaaatttgttttcagcAATTTACTGAATCAGTTAAATTGAAATACCATaggagaatacacactggagaaaaacctcacaagtgtgaaatttgttttaagcaatttgctGACTTAGGTTATTTGAAAATACATAGGAgaacgcacactggagaaaaaccgtataagtgtgaaatttgttttaagcaatttactagAGCAGGAAGTTTAAGACTCCATTTAAGAATACACACTGGTGAAAAACCGTATAAATGTAACATTTGCAATAAGAACTTTTCAACACGCGGTTACTTGAAAATACATTTCGtcacacacactggagaaaaacatcacaagtgtgaaatttgctttaagcttTTTGCTCAAGCATGTCGGTTGAAAAATCATAAGAGAACACACACTCTagaaaaaccgtacaagtgtgaaatttgttttaagcacttCTCTCAGCGCGAAAGCCTAAAAAGACATTTGTtgacacacactggagaaaaacctcacaagtgtgaaatttgctttaagcacTTTTCTTACGAAGGTAATTTAAAATACCATAAGAGAATACACACTCTagaaaaaccgtacaagtgtgaaatttgttttaagcaatttactctAGCAGGAAATTTAAGACGTCATTTAAGAATACATACTGGAGAAAGTcttcacaagtgtgaaatttgttttaagcatttTGCTAAAGCAAGTACTTTGAAAAATCATAAGAAAACACACACTCGAGAAAATACGTACAAGTGTGAAAtgtgttttaagcaatttactacAGCAGGAAGTTTAAGACTCcatttgagaatacacactggagaaaaaccgtataaatgtgaaatttgccatAAGCAGTTTTCTCAACGCGGTGTCTTAAAAATACATTTGTtgacacacactggagaaaaacctcacaagtgtgaaatttgccaTAAGCAGTTTTCTCAACGCGGTGACTT from the Diabrotica undecimpunctata isolate CICGRU chromosome 1, icDiaUnde3, whole genome shotgun sequence genome contains:
- the LOC140449103 gene encoding uncharacterized protein — its product is MEAKTEVKEEFIECEKRLVIQLSTEIDLGELKDELHKENSVETSLPQNTGEKFYQCEICFKQFSTAGNLKQHLRLHPGEKPYKCKICFQQFTESVKLKYHRRIHTGEKPHKCEICFKQFADLGYLKIHRRTHTGEKPYKCEICFKQFTRAGSLRLHLRIHTGEKPYKCNICNKNFSTRGYLKIHFVTHTGEKHHKCEICFKLFAQACRLKNHKRTHTLEKPYKCEICFKHFSQRESLKRHLLTHTGEKPHKCEICFKHFSYEGNLKYHKRIHTLEKPYKCEICFKQFTLAGNLRRHLRIHTGESLHKCEICFKHFAKASTLKNHKKTHTRENTYKCEMCFKQFTTAGSLRLHLRIHTGEKPYKCEICHKQFSQRGVLKIHLLTHTGEKPHKCEICHKQFSQRGDLKLHLLTHTGEKPHECEICFKRFSLASNLKTHKRTHTGEKPYKCEICFKQFSVPGYLKIHRRTHTGEKPYKCEICFKQFIRASSLKLHLRIHTGEKPYKCDICYKHFSHRGALKIHLLTHTGEKPHKCEICFKQFADLGNLKQHRRTHTGEKPYKCEICLKHFSRTSALLKHKRTHTRENPLHV